The genomic window TCCTGGTGAAAAGCAATATCAGCGAATTTTTCTGTTGTTATTTCTAGCTTCTGGTACTTGGTTAAAGATTTTAGAGCAGGTAATTAGCGCCCGGTTAACTGGTAAACCTGATTCTAAACTCATCCAGGAGTTTAAAGAAGATGATATTCGCCTATTAACTACAACCCCCAAATTCTCAGGGGAAGAAGAGATTCTGCAATCCTTCCTAAAAATTATTCGTCAACCTCAAGAGGACGGAGAACGGACGGAAAATTTGAAAACAGTGCTGCTGAATCAGCTAGGTACGTACTTCAAAATTCCCGCAAATGTTCGGAAAAATCAAAACGAATTCATCACGAGGATACAGCAGAGAATCAAGAGACCAATTACTGGCGATATTCTGCCCAAATTTATTGTCTTTACCAGTTTTGTGCAAACTTGTGGTGAAATTGTCCGGTATTTGTCTGATACCTTTGGTGCAGAGACAATAGCCAAACATCAATTTGGAGAATCACCAGACAAAGTTGAGGAAGGCTTAAGTAAGTTCAAGAATAACCCAAACTGCTTTATTCTAGTATGCGATCGCTCTGGAGAAGAAGGACGTAATCTCCAGTTTGCCGATTGGTTAATTCATTTTGACCTTCCTTGGTCGCCTAATCAATTAGAGCAAAGAATTGGCAGACTTGACCGGATTGGCAGCAAAATTGGAGTCCAATCCTGTGCCTTGATAGGCCCCTATTTGCCAGATAGCCCTCACAATGCTTGGTATCAAGTATTGAAAGATGGGTTTGGTATTTTCCAACAGTCAATTGCCAGCTTACAGTTTTATGTGGATGAGAAACTTGTAGAATTAGAAACAACTTTGTTTCAATCAAGTGCGGCTGGATTGTTAGAAATGATTTCGCCAATTCAAGAGCAAATTGAAGCTGAAATAGCAAAAATTAGCGAACAGAATGCTCTAAATGAAATTGACGCTAACGATGAAATTGCCACCCAGTATTTTCAAGATTTAGATAATTACGATGCTTGCCATCTAGAAATTAAACGAGCAATTGAAGGCTGGATTTGTGATGCATTGGGATTCAGGGCACTCAATAACCCAGATTCATCAGAGATCCGACGTTATCAACCGACAACGCGGACATTGGTTCCCATAAATGAGTTAAAAAACCGTTTTGCTGATAGTTATCTAGACCAATTTGGTACTTATAATCGCAGGGTAGCAAATCAGAATTCTGGTATTAAACTCTTTCGGATTGGGGAAGGATTTGTCGAAGCACTCTTAAACTATATAAACTGGGATGACCGAGGTGAAGCCTTTGCAATGTGGCGCACTGATGCATCTTGGGATGCTAAAGAAGGGAAGGAGTGGTTTGGTTTCCAATGCAATTATGTAGTTGAGGCAAATTTAAGAATCGCCAAACAAGTTTTACTAGATTACAAACTAGATAATTCTCAATTCAAAAACTTGCAGCGACGTGTCGATGCTCTATTTCCGCCAATTATAGAAACTATCTATATTGATGGTCGCAAGGAGCCAATACGTGTTGTTGAGGATAGAGCAATCTTAAGTATCCTGCAACGTCCATATAAAGATAAAAACAGTAATCAAGGACGAGATTACAATCTGGCAAAAGAGCGCTTAGGAATTATTGACGATTTTGTTGACCCTAGTAAATGGCAAAATTTTTGCTATCAAGTGCGGAACACTTCTTCGGAATTACTCTCCAATCGTCCAGATTTTATTGACTTGTGTCAAAGTTGTGCTAATGTTGCCGAAAAGAAATTAGGCAATAGAGTAGAACAATTACGCCTACGCCTGAACCAGCAAAGTTGGGATAATGCATTAGCTGAAGAATTGAAGATAGAAACTGCTTTAAATGCAGCCATTCTAGAGGGAATTCGTCAGCCTCAGATTCGGCTTGATTCTGTGGGTTTCATTATTGTATCGGGGCGATCGCTTGTGCAATTTGAGTGATATTATATTATCTACGGTTAAATAGCCTTAGTAACTGTACTAACCCCACCCCCTTAAATGGGGTGGGGTTTTTTAGGACTTCCAAATAAAAGTTAATAAGTAACTCAACTTTCATTAAATATCAGACCTCTCTCCTCTTAGGAGAGGCTTTGACTCCCACTTCCCGTTGCGGGAAGGGGGCTGGGGGGTTAGGTCTGTTTTATATTTTTTAATTATCATAAGAGATTAACCGCATTCCTAATGAACCGTGGTTTATTAAGGAAGAAATGCTAATCTGAACTGTATTGGACTTTAACCTTATCGCTAAAATTTGCCAAGTCCCATAATGTGATAAGCAAGACAAGCAGTATCAAACAATTCTTTTACCGAGAATGAGAATTTCCTCTGCCCTTAGCAATGTGTCAGCGATCGCGAGGGTAACAAATAAAATTAATTATATTTTTGACTTTACCTGAAAAATAAGTAAGTATTAACACTAATGATCCTAAAACGAAGTGATTATAGTGAAAGTCGAAAATGAAACGTTCAAATCGCCTTGCTTGGATAGGAGCGATCGCACTAGTAGCGATCGTTTTACTTAGTTTGTTCGCGGCTCCCAATAATACCAAACTTAACACTGGCTCTACCTATAACCGCGCCTCTGATGGCTATGGTGCTTGGTATGCTTTTATGCAAAAGCAGGGAATTTCTATCAAGCGCTGGCAAAAGCCTTTTAGTGACATTCAGCCAGAGAACAGCCCAGTTACTGTTCTACAGGTAGGCAGCTATCCAAGAGAGACAATACTGGATAGTCAAGAGCGTGAATGGGTAGAAAAAGGAAATACTTTGGTAATTTTGGGTGCGGGGGCGCGGGTTACAGAAGCGGAGTTTAGCACTATGCAAAAATCTCCCCAAGGTGATATCAAAATTGATACGCGTAGACGATATCAGAAAGCTAACTCCAAGCAAGTTGATTTAGGCGATCGCTTTGGTGCTGTTGTCTGGGAAGAAAATTACAAAAAGGGAAAGGTGATTTTTTCTACCACTCCTTATTTAGCCGCCAACGCCTACCAAGATTATTTAAGTAATTTTAAGTATCTAGCCAGTTTGGTTACTGAAAAAGGTAACACAATATTTGTCGATGAATACATCCACGGCTATAAAGATGCCGATGTCAGGAAGAAAGAAAGCGAAGGAGATTTATCTAGCTTTTTTGCTAAAACTCCTTTATTTCCAATATTGGTGCAAGTAAGTATCCTGCTATTAGTGCTAATTTGGGCACAGAATCGCCGCTTTGGCAAGCCAGTAGCTTTAGATACACCAGTTGTAGATAACAGCGAGGCATACATCCAAGCTTTAGCCGGAGTCTTGCAGAAAGCTGATACCACCGACTTTGTTGTCGAGATGGTGGGTAAACAAGAACAATTACAACTCCAAAAAGCCTTGGGATTAGGACAAGTACTTTTAGAACGTCAAGCCTTGATCAATTTCTGGATAGAAAAAACAGGCGCAAGTGCAGCAGAACTAGATGCAGTCTTAAAGCTACAATCACGCAAACAACCCATCACTGAACGAGAACTGTTAAGCTGGTTGGGGAAATGGCGAAGCCTACGAGGAATTCATAATTCGTAATGACGTTCTCTACCAGACGCGCAAGGGACGCGGATTCGCTAACGTAATTCGTAATTAATTTTTTGGAATTATGCATAATATTTCTGCATTGGTTATTTATCAATAAAAAATATGAGCGAAACTCATCCTATCTTAATTCGCCTTGGTCAAGGTCTTAATCAAGTAATTGTCGGACAATCTAGCCTAATACAACAACTTTTAGTAGCATTGCTAGCGGGTGGACACGTAATTTTGGAAGGAGTACCGGGAACTGGTAAAACCCTCCTAGTAAAAGTGTTGGCGCAGTTAATCCAAGGGGAGTTTCGCCGGATTCAACTAACACCAGATGTTTTACCTTCAGATATTACTGGTACAAATATTTTTGACTTGAATAGCCGCAATTTCACTTTAAAAAAAGGGCCAATATTTACCGAAGTGCTGCTAGCAGACGAAATCAACCGTACTCCTCCCAAGACACAAGCGGCGCTACTGGAAGCGATGGAAGAGATGCAGGTAACGCTGGATGGTGAAAGTTTACCCTTACCAGATTTATTTTGGGTGATTGCAACCCAAAATCCCCTGGAATTTGAGGGGACTTATCCCTTACCAGAGGCGCAGTTGGACAGATTTTTATTTAAGCTGGTAGTAGATTACCCCGATCAAGCTGCCGAAAAGCAAATGTTACTCAATCGTCAGGCGGGTTTTGCAGCACGGCGTTTGGATATTAGCCGTTTGAAACCAATAGCAACAGTAGCCGAGATTTTGCAAGCACGACTTGCAGTCAAAGAAGTTAAAGTATCAGAAGCGATCGTTGATTATTTGTTGGCGTTAGTCAGAACATCGCGTCAATATCCCGATTTAACTTTGGGCGCATCGCCTCGCGCCGCTGGTGCTTGGTTGCAGACATCTCAAGCCCTAGCGTGGTTAGCTGGAAGGGATTTTGTCACGCCAGATGATGTCAAAGCAGTTGCATCACCGCTCCTACGTCATCGCCTCATTTTGAAAGCAGAAGCGATGCTGGATGGTTTACAAATGGATGCGGTAATTGCGTCGGTAATTAATCAAGTACCAGTTCCAAGGTGAAAAAATTCTGGCGTTGCTGAATGCAGGGATGAATGGATTTATTTGCGATGTGGCAGTTATTGTAATTTGGGGAAAGTTTTCGTACCAAAGACCAACGCTGTAGAAAAGGCTGGGTGTCGAGACACAAACAATTTCGTGCACCTCAGTTTCTAACTCGTGGCAAGTTTCGGGTGCGGACACAGGCACAGCAATCACAATCTGAACCGGTTGCTGTTTTCGCACAGCCACAACAGCCCACATAGTTGCACCTGTCACTAAACATCATCTACCAAGATGAGCGTGCGTCCCTGTAAATCTCTTAAGGGGCGAATTCGTGCGATAAAGCCGTTTCCGTCGCTCTAACTCCCGTTCTTCTTGCACGGCAACCCTGGCAATTACTTCGTCGGATATCTTCACCAGACTGATAATATATTCATTTACTATCCGCACATCACCAGAAGCGGTTATATTTCAGATGTTCTGAACTGATCTTATACCAATTCTCCCTAAACTTGCACTTAATGATTATTCCTTCTTCCTTGGCGTATTTGGCGTACTTGGTGAACCAGCGCTCTCCGGCGGGTTTCCCGCCGTAGGCGACTGGTGTTAGCGCAGCGTTAGCGAGTCTTCTCCCAAAGGGAGACGCTTTAGCGCAACGAGCGTCACCCGAAGGGCGGTTCGTTTAATAAAAATTAAGTGCATCTTCATAGCGAATTGGTATTAGAAAGCTAAAAATTCTGTGTCCTGTAGACATCGCCGGAAAAGATTTAGAAACCTTAAATTCACGCGCAGACCTAACCCCCCTACCCCCCTTCCCTTCTAGCGTTGGGGGAATTAAAGCCTCTCTCCGCTTGTCTGACGACAGGCTGACGCCAACGGGGAGAGGAATGGAAGCGGGGTCATGCATCAATTTTCGGAGATGTCTTGTGACTAACCAGGTGACATCTTCGATCTACAGTTCTATCAAACGGATGAGTTAATTTTAATTCACGGAGATTTTCGCATGGGCTGATACCATTTCACTACTCCCGACTCTACACCCGCCCTGAAATGGTTTTGTAAGGGAAATTATTTGTAAGCAGCTTACCGTAGACTACAGTAAACCACTAGCCAGTTAAGTTGTCTCCCACTTCCCAATGTTTGTTGTTAAACTTATACTGAGTGTTTTTTTTAACGTAACCTTAAAAAATATTTAACCAATGGTAGATGCCAAAATCTATGAAAATACAGTGATAATTAAATTGCTAATTCTGCATTTGCTTCCTTTTACTAGCATTATATTTTGCTTATATAATTTTGATACTACCTTTACATTAGCCCTTAATTGTAAGTATGGGATAATACATGTTATACTGCTTCGTTAGACAATGCGTAGTATTATGCTTGGTATTAAACAAAAACCTCATCCAAATTACTGACATAACACTTTTGAGTAAAAATTAATAGGGTAGAATAACTGAATATAGCTCAGATATTTTTAAAATTAAAAGCAGGATTTTTTCATGATCAGCTTAAGTAATTCGGAAAACAGCACAGTTAGCAGCACAGCAGCCACTAATAGGCTGGCAAGGGCGATCATGGTTTCTGGTGGGGAGTTCTCACTGATATTAGCTTGTTGTAACAGTGTCGAAAGGCAACAGCAAGTGCTGAATGTGTTAATAGAATTTTCATCAGCAGACATCCAGGAAATCCTGCTCTCACCTGCGGCTGACACATTGTATGCAGCTATTACAACTACAATTGGTGCTACTCAACCCGAAGCTTTGATGGTACGGGGTTTAGAGTCTGTAGTGGAAATTAACCAACTAATCATCAGTACCAACATTATGCGAGATGAGTTTCGGAAACAGTTTCGGTTCCCGTTGGTGTTGTGGGTCAATGAGGAAATTCTCTGCAAGCTAGTGTGGCTAGCACCAGATTTAAAAGACTGGGCAGCCAGTACTATTAGATTTGATATACCTCACAATCAGTTAGTTGAATCTGAACAACAAGCCATCAGGGCCTAATATTGCCTGAGATTGCCTTCAAAATCTTATATACGCTAGCTTGAGACGAGCAAAGCCATAAGCTATGCTTCTGTCGCATTCTTTTCTAAAATTACTTACTTTTATTCAACCCTCGCTTGCGAAGGTGAGGCGAAAAACGTTGCAAGACAGCGTTGTCGATTGTCTTCTCCAACGAATTTCTCATCTTATGAAACCTGAGCTTCTAAGTTCTTACTTGATTGCCGTAGGACTATAGGGCGTTTTAATTAAGTGCATTTTTCTCCAGAATTTGTATAAGGAACAAACAATCATTACAGCAGCGTCTGTCTTTATAGCTGTTTCAGAAGAGAGATACTAAATTAATTTCAATTGGTGCAGTTATAGAATTATATACTTTATTGTATATTCTTGCCTGGATACTATTTATGAGTTCTATAACTCTTGACTAACATCCCTATATTACTATGAAATTCATGCTGAAAGACTACTTTAACCCCAATAAAATGCGAATTTTCACTGCTTTGATTTTGACTGGAATTTTGTCTGTTGCTAGCAGTTTAACACTTGTCAAAGATGCTACGGGCGCTACTGCAAAGTTTTCGTTAGAAACAAGCAATGAAGTTCTCAAGGACAATATTAAACCAAACCGCTTGCCACGTCCAGTAGCTAACGCCCTACTGCAAGATTTAGGCCGCAGACAGGGAATTTTAACCAGACAAGTGCAAATTATTGATTATAATCAACAGACTTGGCGTAATGGTTGCTTGGAACTGCCTCAACCTGATGAACTCTGTACCCAAGCGTTAGTTCCTGGTTGGCGGCTTGTGGTGTCCAATGACAAACAAAACTGGACTTATCATACCAATAGTAACGGGCGATCGCTACGTTTAGCTTCGACAAACACTTCTTCAGATAAATTACCTGCATCTGTAAAAAATGCTGTTTTGCAAGCCGCCTCTAAACGTTTGCAACAGCCAATTTCTCAGCTAACCATCATTCAGGCTCAACAGCAAACTTGGAGAGATGGCTGTTTAGAATTACCTAATGCTGATGAATTCTGTACCCAAGCTTTGGTATCAGGTTGGCGGGTGGTTGTTGGTCAAGGTGAACAAACCTTGGTTTATCATACCAATCAAACAGGTTCCGCACTCAGGCTGAATCAAAAGGCTAGCTCAAGTTCACTGACCCCTGTGCAAATTCCAGTCAGCCAGTTACCACCACCATTAGCTCGATATGTAGTATTTCGGGAAATTTCCGGTGGTGGTTTTACTGGTATAACTTACGAGACTGTTTTACTCAAAGATGGGCAATTGATTCGGATGCGGATTGGTAATGCCAATGATTCTGAGCGTAGTGTTCGCCGTGTTTCTCTGCAACAGGTGCAACAATTTGTGCGAACGCTAGAACGTTCTAAATTTAGTAAATTCAAAAATCTGAGTTACCCAGCCCCCAGCGGTGCTGCTGATTATTTCGGCTACACTCTTACCAGCCAAGAGGGTACGGTTGAGTACAACGATATTTCTCTAAATAACCTGCCAAAGAATTTACAGATAGTAGTCGAAGCCTGGAATAAACTTGTAGCCAGCGCCAAATAGTAAACCTCAGTGATCAGATTAAATAGCGATTGTTTTAGCGCTTACAATCGAAACGATCGCTATTCATGCTGATTGTTCATAATTTGATCATGTCTGTAGCAAATGATGAAAAGGTTTGTAAATAGGTGTGTTGAGTTTCATTCTTGGTGGAATATTCGCCAAAGCAGAAAGTCTCTTTTGTTTGCCGTTATAGTTACCTTGAGTGTGGTAGCTACGGTGATGCTATCGTTCCCCTTGAATGCTCAAATTAATCTGCCGCGAACGCCCGCATCTGAGTTAAGGGGGGTGTGGTTGACAAATATTGATAGTGATGTATTATTTGAGCGCGATCGCCTCAAGGGATCTTTGCAACGCCTTGATGAACTCAATTTTAACACAATATATCCGGCGGTTTGGAATTGGGGATATACATTGTATCCTAGCAAAGTAGCAGCCAAAGTTATCGGGCGATCGCTCGATCCCACACCCGGACTGCAAGGGCGAGATATCCTCAAAGAAATTGTTGATGTGGGACATCAAAAAGGGTTAACAGTTATTCCCTGGTTTGAATTTGGCTTTATGGCACCAGCGGATTCCTTATTAGCCAAAAATCGTCCCCAATGGCTCACCAGTCGCAGCAACGGGACTCGGATTATCAAAGAAGGTATACATAATCGCGTTTGGCTAAATCCCTTTCGCCCAGAAGTACAACAGTTCATCCAAGATTTAATCGTTGAAATTGTTAGAAATTACAATATCGATGGTATTCAATTTGATGACCATTTTGGCTTACCATCAGAATTAGGGTACGATGCCTATACAGTGGCACTTTACAAAAAAGAACACCGTGGTAAAGCTCCCTCCAAAAACTCTAATGATCCAGAATGGGTGCGCTGGAGAGCTAACAAAATCACCGAGTTTATGAAACAGGTATTCAAAACCATCAAAGCTACTAAAAAAGATTGCCTGGTTTCTGTTGCTCCTAATCCTCAACGTTTTTCCTACGATTTCTTTTTAGCAGACTGGCAAAAGTGGGAACGGCTAGGAATTATTGAA from Nostoc sp. UHCC 0926 includes these protein-coding regions:
- a CDS encoding AAA family ATPase, encoding MSETHPILIRLGQGLNQVIVGQSSLIQQLLVALLAGGHVILEGVPGTGKTLLVKVLAQLIQGEFRRIQLTPDVLPSDITGTNIFDLNSRNFTLKKGPIFTEVLLADEINRTPPKTQAALLEAMEEMQVTLDGESLPLPDLFWVIATQNPLEFEGTYPLPEAQLDRFLFKLVVDYPDQAAEKQMLLNRQAGFAARRLDISRLKPIATVAEILQARLAVKEVKVSEAIVDYLLALVRTSRQYPDLTLGASPRAAGAWLQTSQALAWLAGRDFVTPDDVKAVASPLLRHRLILKAEAMLDGLQMDAVIASVINQVPVPR
- a CDS encoding glycoside hydrolase family 10 protein, translating into MKRFVNRCVEFHSWWNIRQSRKSLLFAVIVTLSVVATVMLSFPLNAQINLPRTPASELRGVWLTNIDSDVLFERDRLKGSLQRLDELNFNTIYPAVWNWGYTLYPSKVAAKVIGRSLDPTPGLQGRDILKEIVDVGHQKGLTVIPWFEFGFMAPADSLLAKNRPQWLTSRSNGTRIIKEGIHNRVWLNPFRPEVQQFIQDLIVEIVRNYNIDGIQFDDHFGLPSELGYDAYTVALYKKEHRGKAPSKNSNDPEWVRWRANKITEFMKQVFKTIKATKKDCLVSVAPNPQRFSYDFFLADWQKWERLGIIEDLVLQVYRDDLNVFLSELEYPEVKVAKSHIPVSVGIMAGLKKKSIPIAQIQTQVQKVRDRNFAGVSFFFYETLWNISKEKPQERQIGLQKIFPTPVAYPNLLAGWKPFS
- the dpdE gene encoding protein DpdE, giving the protein MIKLGLLVQSQNNSLGIGKVTEISDANAIVEYFCSIGQRLQKTLPLNSLSEVRLEPQARCYIKSQTQDKWIVGRVFIWDEDTEMYQVDLPDKKTAIASVEDIYVRCNLPNTDPIETLAMKGHETPYFHDKRLAFVKSLIQQRAVSRGMTGLISANINLYPHQVEVVRRVLEDPIQRYLLADEVGLGKTIEAGAILRQFLLDEPKKGAVVLVPQYLLKQWRLELENKFYISHFGKRVAVLAVEDIHKINLKARIGCLILDEAHHIAAMATSKDATVRQRFETCKELAHKSDRLLLLSATPVLNHEQDFLAMLHLLDPTTYKLDDLAGFRAKVESRQQIGKLLLSFNEGADPLVLKSNLQQLRNLFAEDKYLLKLADDLENLQANSPEQDQIVQAIRTHVSDTYRLHRRMLRNRRAAVEDVIFDRNFTPKEEYDLDERSPDIHELLNQWRSVAPGEKQYQRIFLLLFLASGTWLKILEQVISARLTGKPDSKLIQEFKEDDIRLLTTTPKFSGEEEILQSFLKIIRQPQEDGERTENLKTVLLNQLGTYFKIPANVRKNQNEFITRIQQRIKRPITGDILPKFIVFTSFVQTCGEIVRYLSDTFGAETIAKHQFGESPDKVEEGLSKFKNNPNCFILVCDRSGEEGRNLQFADWLIHFDLPWSPNQLEQRIGRLDRIGSKIGVQSCALIGPYLPDSPHNAWYQVLKDGFGIFQQSIASLQFYVDEKLVELETTLFQSSAAGLLEMISPIQEQIEAEIAKISEQNALNEIDANDEIATQYFQDLDNYDACHLEIKRAIEGWICDALGFRALNNPDSSEIRRYQPTTRTLVPINELKNRFADSYLDQFGTYNRRVANQNSGIKLFRIGEGFVEALLNYINWDDRGEAFAMWRTDASWDAKEGKEWFGFQCNYVVEANLRIAKQVLLDYKLDNSQFKNLQRRVDALFPPIIETIYIDGRKEPIRVVEDRAILSILQRPYKDKNSNQGRDYNLAKERLGIIDDFVDPSKWQNFCYQVRNTSSELLSNRPDFIDLCQSCANVAEKKLGNRVEQLRLRLNQQSWDNALAEELKIETALNAAILEGIRQPQIRLDSVGFIIVSGRSLVQFE
- a CDS encoding DUF4350 domain-containing protein — encoded protein: MKRSNRLAWIGAIALVAIVLLSLFAAPNNTKLNTGSTYNRASDGYGAWYAFMQKQGISIKRWQKPFSDIQPENSPVTVLQVGSYPRETILDSQEREWVEKGNTLVILGAGARVTEAEFSTMQKSPQGDIKIDTRRRYQKANSKQVDLGDRFGAVVWEENYKKGKVIFSTTPYLAANAYQDYLSNFKYLASLVTEKGNTIFVDEYIHGYKDADVRKKESEGDLSSFFAKTPLFPILVQVSILLLVLIWAQNRRFGKPVALDTPVVDNSEAYIQALAGVLQKADTTDFVVEMVGKQEQLQLQKALGLGQVLLERQALINFWIEKTGASAAELDAVLKLQSRKQPITERELLSWLGKWRSLRGIHNS